Proteins found in one Pueribacillus theae genomic segment:
- the ftsX gene encoding permease-like cell division protein FtsX, protein MKFRTIGRHVREGVKNLFRNGWMTFASISAVTVTLLLSGVFLILLLNMNAIASQVEDDVEVRVYIDRSAENDQKNMLKDQIESLPEVAEVTYIPKEQGLENLIQSLGDEGKAFESLKDENPLRDVFAIKTKEPQDTITVANQAEDFDFVEEVQYGKGTVERLFKILEVSRNIGVVLIIGLLFTALFLIANTIKLTIISRRKEIEIMKLVGATNAFIRWPFFVEGLLLGLLGSIIPIVVLIFGYDFIYNEFNDKLKTLFIHMLPVHPFVTQVSVILAVIGIFIGIWGSLTSIRKFLKV, encoded by the coding sequence ATGAAATTTAGGACAATAGGACGGCACGTGCGAGAAGGAGTCAAAAATCTTTTCCGCAACGGATGGATGACCTTTGCGTCGATTAGTGCAGTAACCGTTACTCTTTTGCTGTCAGGAGTATTTCTCATTTTGCTCCTTAACATGAATGCCATCGCTTCACAAGTTGAAGATGATGTGGAAGTAAGGGTCTATATCGACAGGTCGGCGGAAAACGACCAAAAAAATATGTTGAAAGACCAAATCGAATCGCTGCCTGAAGTAGCGGAGGTTACATACATACCGAAAGAACAAGGATTGGAAAATTTAATACAAAGCCTTGGCGATGAAGGCAAGGCCTTTGAATCGCTTAAAGATGAAAACCCATTGCGAGATGTGTTCGCCATTAAAACGAAGGAACCGCAAGACACCATTACCGTTGCCAATCAAGCAGAAGACTTTGATTTTGTCGAAGAAGTGCAATATGGCAAAGGAACTGTGGAACGCTTGTTTAAAATATTGGAAGTTTCGAGAAACATTGGTGTTGTTTTAATTATAGGGCTTTTATTTACAGCTCTTTTCCTAATTGCCAACACGATAAAACTAACGATCATTTCAAGGCGAAAAGAAATCGAAATCATGAAGCTTGTTGGAGCCACGAATGCGTTTATCCGCTGGCCATTTTTTGTGGAAGGTTTGCTTCTTGGCCTGCTAGGTTCGATCATTCCAATTGTGGTCCTTATCTTCGGTTACGATTTTATATATAACGAATTTAACGATAAATTAAAAACATTGTTTATCCACATGCTGCCAGTGCATCCATTTGTTACTCAAGTTTCAGTAATTCTTGCTGTGATCGGTATTTTCATAGGAATCTGGGGAAGTTTAACATCAATCCGAAAGTTTTTGAAAGTTTAA
- the ftsE gene encoding cell division ATP-binding protein FtsE, with amino-acid sequence MIVMKDVWKTYPNGVMAINGIDVQIQKGEFVFVVGPSGAGKSTFIKMIYREEKPTKGTIIIDDTNLAELKERHVPYLRRKIGVVFQDFKLLPKLTVYENVAFALEVIDEKQEDIKRKVMDVLEIVKLKNKARAFPDELSGGEEQRVSIARSIVNKPKVVVADEPTGNLDPDTAWGIVDTFKEINERGTTVIMATHNKDIVDKTKKRVIAIDGGRIVRDELQGEYGYEI; translated from the coding sequence TTGATCGTGATGAAAGACGTTTGGAAGACATATCCAAACGGCGTGATGGCGATTAACGGCATTGACGTACAAATCCAGAAGGGAGAATTCGTCTTCGTCGTAGGGCCGAGTGGTGCCGGTAAATCAACATTTATAAAAATGATTTACCGTGAAGAGAAACCAACAAAAGGCACGATCATCATTGATGATACGAATTTGGCGGAGTTAAAAGAACGCCATGTTCCATATCTGCGCCGTAAAATTGGAGTTGTCTTTCAAGATTTTAAGTTGCTTCCTAAATTAACCGTCTATGAGAATGTTGCTTTTGCCTTGGAAGTAATAGACGAGAAACAGGAAGACATCAAACGCAAAGTAATGGACGTTCTTGAAATAGTAAAACTAAAAAATAAAGCAAGGGCATTTCCTGACGAATTATCTGGCGGTGAGGAGCAGCGTGTTTCCATTGCACGTTCTATCGTAAATAAACCAAAGGTTGTTGTGGCAGATGAACCGACAGGAAATTTGGACCCCGATACAGCATGGGGAATCGTTGATACATTCAAAGAAATCAACGAGAGAGGCACGACAGTTATCATGGCAACACACAACAAAGACATCGTAGATAAAACAAAAAAACGTGTTATCGCTATCGATGGCGGCCGGATTGTCCGGGACGAGCTGCAGGGAGAATACGGTTATGAAATTTAG
- the cccB gene encoding cytochrome c551, translated as MKKTWITLFSMLMLAVVLAACGGGGDNANDTGTNNDNGTQTEDKNNDGNGDVGGDAAADYDADEASATFQQNCSSCHGGNLEGASGPALDAVGSKYSKDEILDIIENGKGNGMPAGLIQGDEAENVAAWLADKK; from the coding sequence TTGAAAAAAACATGGATTACACTATTTAGTATGTTAATGCTCGCTGTCGTTTTGGCTGCTTGTGGCGGCGGAGGCGACAACGCAAATGACACCGGAACGAATAATGATAACGGCACACAAACTGAAGACAAAAATAACGATGGCAATGGAGATGTAGGCGGAGATGCAGCAGCCGACTATGATGCAGATGAAGCGTCTGCTACATTCCAACAAAACTGTTCATCCTGCCACGGCGGAAACCTCGAAGGTGCAAGCGGGCCTGCTCTTGATGCAGTAGGATCGAAATATTCAAAAGATGAAATCCTTGATATTATTGAAAACGGAAAAGGCAACGGAATGCCTGCAGGCTTAATCCAAGGAGACGAAGCAGAGAACGTAGCTGCTTGGCTGGCGGATAAAAAGTAA
- the prfB gene encoding peptide chain release factor 2 (programmed frameshift) — protein sequence MELAEIRNELTEIEQKLKDFRGSLDLETKTKKIQALEKKMQEPNFWDDQNAAQSIINESNGLKDMVEQFNELQDQYENLEVTYELIKEEDDPELREELEKELKKLVDSLNEYELTLLLSESYDKNNAILELHPGAGGTESQDWASLLLRMYTRWAEHKGFKVETLDYLPGDEAGVKSVTLLIKGHNAYGYLKAEKGVHRLVRISPFDSSGRRHTSFVSCDVMPEFNDDIEIDIKPDELKIDTYRSSGAGGQHVNTTDSAVRITHLPTNTVVSCQSERSQIKNRDKAMKMLKSKLYKLRIEEQEKEMAEIRGEQKEIGWGSQIRSYVFHPYSMVKDHRTNVEIGNIQSVMDGDIDPFINAYLRSQIS from the exons ATGGAATTAGCAGAAATTCGAAACGAATTAACGGAAATTGAGCAGAAATTAAAAGACTTTAGGGGGTCTCTT GACTTAGAAACAAAGACGAAGAAAATTCAAGCGCTTGAAAAAAAGATGCAAGAGCCGAATTTTTGGGATGATCAAAATGCGGCACAATCCATTATCAATGAATCAAATGGATTGAAGGACATGGTCGAGCAGTTCAATGAACTTCAAGACCAGTACGAGAACCTTGAAGTAACCTATGAGTTAATAAAAGAAGAAGACGATCCTGAGCTTCGCGAGGAACTGGAAAAAGAGCTGAAAAAACTAGTCGATTCATTGAATGAATATGAACTTACTCTTCTTCTTAGTGAATCATACGATAAAAACAATGCGATCTTAGAGCTTCACCCAGGGGCCGGAGGAACGGAATCACAGGACTGGGCATCACTCTTGCTTCGCATGTATACGAGATGGGCGGAGCATAAAGGGTTCAAGGTGGAGACGCTAGACTATCTTCCTGGAGATGAAGCGGGTGTCAAAAGTGTGACATTGTTAATTAAAGGGCATAATGCGTATGGGTACTTGAAAGCGGAAAAAGGTGTCCACCGCCTTGTCCGCATCTCCCCTTTTGATTCGTCTGGAAGACGGCATACATCGTTTGTTTCGTGTGATGTCATGCCGGAATTTAATGACGATATTGAAATCGACATTAAACCTGACGAATTAAAAATTGACACCTACCGTTCAAGCGGTGCAGGCGGCCAGCACGTCAACACGACGGATTCAGCCGTAAGGATTACACATCTTCCGACAAACACAGTCGTCAGTTGCCAATCAGAGCGTTCCCAAATTAAAAATAGGGACAAAGCGATGAAAATGCTGAAATCTAAATTGTATAAGCTCCGGATCGAAGAACAGGAAAAAGAGATGGCGGAAATTCGCGGCGAACAAAAAGAAATCGGCTGGGGAAGCCAAATCCGTTCCTATGTTTTTCATCCTTACAGCATGGTAAAAGACCACCGCACAAATGTAGAGATTGGAAACATCCAAAGTGTAATGGATGGGGATATCGATCCTTTTATCAACGCATATTTACGATCGCAGATCTCGTAA
- the secA gene encoding preprotein translocase subunit SecA codes for MIGLLKKVFPTANDRQISRLQKKVEKIEAYAPRMENLSDEELRNRTEEYKSRVAKGESLDDFLEEAFAVVREAATRVLGMTPFPVQLMGGIVLHEGNIAEMKTGEGKTLVATMPVYLNALTGKGVHVVTVNEYLARRDAEQMGQLYEFLGLTVGLNVSGLDSEAKKEAYQADITYGTNNEFGFDYLRDNMVLYKEDMVQRPLHFAIIDEVDSILIDEARTPLIISGSANKSTDLYIRANQFVKMLTKETDYTHDEKTKNVQLTEEGINKAEKFFGIENLYDIKNVQLNHHINQALKAHVVMLKDQDYVVEDGEVVIVDAFTGRLMKGRRYSDGLHQAIEAKEGLEIQRESMTLATITFQNYFRRYEKLAGMTGTAKTEEEEFRNIYNMNVIEIPTNKPIVRIDNPDLIYKSMKGKFDAVVQEIVERHKKGQPVLVGTVAVETSELISQLLKKKGIPHNVLNAKNHEREAEIIEQAGKKGAVTIATNMAGRGTDIKIDEEVKSLGGLYILGTERHESRRIDNQLRGRSGRQGDPGESRFYISLEDELMRRFGSENLMGMMDRLGMEEDQPIESRMVTKTVESAQKRVEGNNFDARKQLLQYDDVMRQQREIIYKQRAEVLESDNLREVVENMMKSVIERVVKLHTPEEEVEEDWDLESIADYMNGTFFSEGMLSKTDLVGKDPEEMIELLFEKVKNKYDEKEKQLEPERMREFEKVIVLRSVDSKWMDHIDAMDQLRQGIHLRAYGQNDPLREYQFEGFEMFEEMIAAIEEDVSRYIMKAEIQQNLQREKVAEGTAVNPKEESKPKKKQPVRKGKTVGRNDPCPCGSGKKYKNCHGK; via the coding sequence ATGATAGGATTATTAAAAAAGGTATTTCCGACTGCGAATGATCGGCAAATTAGCCGGCTGCAAAAAAAGGTGGAAAAGATTGAAGCCTATGCCCCGCGGATGGAAAATCTCTCAGATGAAGAACTAAGAAATAGGACAGAAGAATATAAATCAAGAGTTGCAAAAGGCGAATCATTGGATGACTTTTTGGAAGAAGCATTTGCTGTTGTGAGGGAAGCTGCAACAAGGGTCCTTGGCATGACGCCATTCCCTGTGCAATTAATGGGCGGGATTGTGCTTCACGAAGGCAATATTGCTGAAATGAAAACGGGTGAAGGGAAAACGCTTGTTGCTACGATGCCTGTTTATTTAAATGCCCTCACAGGAAAAGGCGTTCACGTTGTGACGGTGAACGAATATTTGGCGAGAAGAGACGCCGAACAGATGGGGCAGCTTTATGAATTTCTTGGCCTCACTGTTGGATTGAATGTGAGCGGCCTTGACAGTGAAGCGAAGAAAGAAGCATATCAAGCTGATATTACGTACGGTACGAATAATGAATTTGGTTTTGATTATTTAAGGGATAATATGGTGCTGTATAAAGAAGATATGGTGCAGCGCCCGCTTCATTTTGCCATCATAGACGAGGTGGATTCCATTTTAATTGATGAAGCGAGAACACCGCTCATTATTTCCGGTTCGGCAAACAAATCAACCGATCTCTATATCCGTGCGAACCAATTTGTCAAGATGTTGACGAAAGAGACAGACTACACCCATGATGAGAAAACGAAAAATGTCCAGCTTACAGAGGAAGGAATCAATAAAGCTGAGAAGTTTTTTGGCATTGAAAATTTATATGATATTAAAAATGTGCAATTGAACCACCATATTAATCAGGCGCTTAAGGCGCATGTCGTCATGCTGAAAGATCAGGATTACGTCGTGGAAGATGGCGAAGTTGTTATCGTTGATGCGTTTACCGGGCGTTTGATGAAAGGCCGCCGGTACAGCGACGGGCTTCATCAAGCAATAGAAGCAAAAGAAGGACTGGAAATCCAAAGGGAAAGCATGACGCTCGCAACGATTACGTTCCAGAATTATTTCCGCCGTTACGAAAAACTTGCGGGCATGACGGGAACGGCGAAAACGGAAGAAGAAGAATTCCGCAATATTTATAATATGAACGTGATTGAGATTCCAACAAATAAGCCTATTGTACGTATTGACAACCCCGATCTTATTTACAAATCAATGAAAGGAAAATTTGATGCGGTTGTGCAAGAAATCGTGGAGCGCCATAAAAAAGGACAGCCTGTGCTTGTCGGGACAGTTGCGGTCGAAACGTCAGAACTCATTTCCCAATTGCTTAAAAAGAAAGGGATTCCGCATAACGTATTGAACGCAAAAAATCATGAACGTGAAGCGGAAATTATTGAGCAGGCGGGTAAAAAAGGCGCAGTGACCATCGCAACGAATATGGCGGGACGCGGGACGGATATTAAGATTGATGAAGAAGTAAAAAGTCTTGGCGGGCTGTATATTTTAGGTACGGAAAGACACGAAAGCCGCCGGATTGACAACCAATTGCGCGGCCGTTCAGGAAGGCAGGGCGACCCGGGGGAATCCCGTTTCTATATTTCGCTTGAAGATGAGCTGATGCGGCGTTTTGGCTCGGAAAATTTAATGGGCATGATGGATCGCCTCGGCATGGAGGAAGACCAGCCGATTGAAAGCCGCATGGTCACAAAGACTGTTGAATCTGCACAAAAGCGGGTGGAAGGTAACAACTTTGACGCCCGTAAACAGTTGCTACAATATGATGATGTCATGCGCCAACAGCGTGAAATCATTTATAAGCAGCGTGCCGAGGTGCTTGAATCAGACAATTTGCGTGAAGTCGTTGAGAACATGATGAAATCGGTGATTGAACGTGTTGTCAAGCTTCATACGCCTGAAGAAGAAGTTGAAGAAGATTGGGATTTAGAGAGCATTGCAGACTATATGAATGGAACCTTCTTCAGTGAAGGCATGTTATCGAAAACTGATCTAGTTGGCAAAGATCCAGAAGAGATGATCGAACTTTTGTTTGAAAAAGTAAAAAACAAATATGATGAAAAAGAAAAGCAATTGGAACCTGAACGCATGCGGGAATTCGAAAAGGTCATCGTTCTTCGATCGGTTGACAGCAAATGGATGGATCATATCGATGCCATGGATCAGCTTAGGCAGGGAATCCACTTAAGGGCGTATGGACAAAATGATCCGTTGAGAGAGTATCAATTTGAAGGCTTTGAAATGTTTGAAGAGATGATTGCCGCAATTGAAGAAGATGTTTCGAGATACATTATGAAAGCGGAAATCCAGCAAAATTTGCAGCGTGAAAAAGTTGCGGAAGGCACAGCCGTAAACCCGAAAGAAGAAAGCAAGCCGAAGAAAAAACAGCCCGTTCGAAAAGGAAAAACGGTTGGCAGAAATGATCCGTGCCCATGCGGCAGCGGTAAAAAGTATAAAAATTGCCATGGGAAGTAA
- the hpf gene encoding ribosome hibernation-promoting factor, HPF/YfiA family, translating into MNFTIRGENITVTEALRGYIEKKVSKLERYFDAPIHSEVHVNLKVYNDRHSIEITIPMKDLLLRGEESSQDMYAAIDLVVEKLERQIRKYKTKINRKFRQDGSVKQFFTNAAGIQQEKPKEEDTDFSVVRTKRFNLKPMDVDEAILQMDMLGHNFFVFSDAETSHTNVVYRRKDGKYGLIEPE; encoded by the coding sequence ATGAATTTTACAATTCGCGGTGAGAACATTACAGTGACCGAAGCTTTGAGAGGTTACATCGAGAAGAAAGTGAGTAAGCTCGAACGTTATTTTGATGCTCCTATTCATTCTGAAGTGCATGTGAATTTAAAAGTGTACAATGATCGACATTCCATTGAAATAACAATACCGATGAAAGATTTGCTGCTCAGGGGTGAGGAAAGCAGCCAAGACATGTACGCTGCCATTGATCTCGTTGTCGAGAAGCTAGAGCGGCAAATTCGAAAATATAAAACAAAAATTAATCGAAAATTTCGCCAAGATGGAAGTGTAAAGCAGTTTTTTACAAATGCCGCCGGGATCCAGCAGGAAAAACCGAAAGAGGAGGATACCGATTTTAGCGTGGTTCGTACGAAACGCTTTAATTTAAAGCCGATGGATGTAGATGAAGCGATCTTGCAAATGGATATGCTTGGGCATAACTTCTTCGTATTTTCGGATGCGGAGACGAGCCATACGAATGTCGTTTACCGAAGAAAAGATGGAAAATACGGACTTATTGAGCCGGAATGA